A stretch of Flavobacterium sp. N1994 DNA encodes these proteins:
- a CDS encoding ATP-binding protein yields the protein MQQYKAENAKPNPKSTINSYRSFGYNLSTAIADIIDNSISANADTIEIDFIWKGKDSVISILDNGKGMNLEELIVAMTPGSKDPEDLRDEKDLGRFGMGLKTASFSQCKRLTVATKKEGFATIKRCWDIDFINSEEEWTLLNYISDESYLEKIDNLKSGTLIIWELLDRIVGDAKEENEAVKNAFYQEMATVNEHLSLVFHRFIESKKIKLFSNTYEIEAWNPFLLNLNPKPEMGQLEVLHKNVEVTYFILPHMSKISNEDYEKSGGPLGWYQQQGFYIYRGDRLLVSGDWLGIEKKREYSKLARIAINFPNANDFDWNLDIKKSTATPPIEIRKELARIAKIAVMKSAKIYNWRGQKTMSSEFAGQSVESLWKDETNREGIKKYKINKSHPIIKRLLESDKENKLFQKALKLIEENIPLELILYNQNENPSFHELESIPETPSDDLIKLAVELFNIYIAQGVPANLAKQQIMNATPFNLFPLINDYLK from the coding sequence ATGCAACAATACAAAGCAGAAAATGCTAAACCAAATCCAAAATCAACAATAAACTCATATCGTAGTTTTGGTTATAATCTTTCAACTGCAATAGCGGATATTATTGATAATAGTATTTCTGCTAACGCTGATACTATTGAAATTGATTTTATTTGGAAAGGAAAGGACTCTGTTATTTCAATCTTGGATAATGGAAAAGGGATGAATTTAGAAGAATTGATTGTTGCAATGACACCAGGAAGTAAAGACCCCGAAGATTTGAGAGACGAAAAAGATTTAGGAAGATTTGGAATGGGTTTAAAAACAGCTTCGTTTTCACAATGCAAAAGACTTACAGTTGCCACAAAAAAGGAAGGGTTTGCAACTATTAAACGTTGTTGGGATATTGATTTTATCAATAGTGAAGAAGAATGGACACTTTTAAATTATATATCAGACGAATCATATCTAGAAAAAATTGACAATTTAAAGAGCGGTACTTTAATTATATGGGAACTGTTAGACAGAATTGTTGGTGATGCTAAAGAAGAAAATGAAGCAGTTAAAAATGCTTTTTATCAGGAAATGGCAACGGTTAATGAGCATTTAAGCCTTGTTTTTCATAGGTTTATTGAAAGTAAAAAAATTAAACTTTTTTCAAATACTTATGAGATTGAAGCATGGAATCCTTTCTTGTTAAATCTTAATCCTAAACCGGAAATGGGACAATTAGAGGTCTTACATAAGAATGTGGAAGTCACCTATTTCATATTGCCTCACATGTCAAAAATCAGTAATGAAGATTATGAAAAATCTGGTGGACCATTAGGTTGGTACCAACAACAAGGATTTTATATTTACAGAGGTGACAGATTACTTGTTTCGGGAGATTGGTTAGGGATTGAAAAGAAGCGAGAGTACTCAAAGTTAGCTAGGATTGCTATTAATTTCCCAAATGCAAATGATTTTGATTGGAATCTTGATATAAAAAAATCTACTGCAACACCTCCAATTGAGATTAGAAAAGAATTAGCAAGAATAGCTAAAATAGCAGTAATGAAATCTGCTAAAATATATAATTGGAGAGGTCAAAAAACGATGTCTTCTGAATTCGCCGGTCAATCTGTAGAAAGCTTATGGAAAGATGAAACGAATAGAGAAGGTATAAAAAAGTATAAAATAAATAAAAGCCATCCAATTATAAAGCGTTTACTAGAATCTGACAAAGAGAATAAGTTATTTCAAAAAGCTTTAAAACTTATTGAAGAAAATATTCCGTTAGAGTTAATTTTATACAATCAAAATGAGAATCCTTCTTTTCATGAGTTAGAGAGCATTCCGGAAACACCAAGTGACGATTTAATTAAGTTGGCTGTAGAATTATTTAATATCTATATTGCTCAAGGTGTTCCAGCTAATTTAGCCAAACAACAAATAATGAATGCTACACCATTTAATTTATTTCCACTAATTAACGACTATTTAAAATGA
- a CDS encoding DNA cytosine methyltransferase, whose protein sequence is MNYIDLFAGAGGLSEGFKRAGFNPIAHVEMNSHACNTIKTRMAYYHLKDNNQENIYLEYLKQKIDQKTLWDSVPNEVLDTVINTEISDKTIKDIFSKIDNHKQSKNVDLIIGGPPCQAYSIVGRARDPKGMADDPRNHLYLHYVQFLKKYKPKMFVFENVPGILSAKNGEFLEKIKYAIDKAGYKVEHKTLTSKDFGVLQNRRRVILIGWKKNMKLEYPTFDKFPIQAEIMKDLFYDLPKLKPGEEKAPAKYTKPINDYLNLSKIRNGIDFTTQHVSRFNNERDLEIYKIAIDLWINKGKRLSYANLPDELKTHKNETAFLNRFQVVDPKGVCHTVVAHICADGHYYIYPSLKQVRSISVREAARVQSFPDDFFFEGGRTAAFKQIGNAVPPLMAEGIANKIKEMIL, encoded by the coding sequence ATGAATTATATTGATTTGTTTGCCGGAGCAGGTGGTTTATCCGAAGGTTTTAAAAGAGCCGGATTTAATCCAATAGCTCATGTTGAAATGAATAGTCATGCTTGTAATACAATAAAAACAAGAATGGCTTATTACCACTTAAAAGATAATAATCAAGAAAATATTTACTTAGAATATTTAAAGCAAAAAATTGACCAAAAAACACTTTGGGACAGTGTTCCAAATGAAGTTTTAGATACAGTTATAAATACTGAAATATCAGATAAAACTATTAAAGATATTTTTAGTAAAATTGATAATCATAAGCAAAGCAAAAATGTTGACTTAATAATTGGCGGACCACCTTGCCAAGCATATTCTATTGTTGGAAGAGCAAGAGACCCTAAAGGGATGGCTGATGATCCAAGAAACCATTTATACCTTCACTATGTTCAATTCCTGAAAAAATACAAACCTAAAATGTTTGTTTTTGAAAATGTTCCAGGAATATTGTCAGCTAAAAACGGTGAGTTTTTAGAGAAAATCAAATATGCAATTGATAAGGCTGGTTATAAAGTGGAACATAAAACGTTGACTTCAAAAGATTTTGGGGTACTTCAAAATCGAAGAAGAGTAATTCTGATTGGTTGGAAAAAAAATATGAAATTAGAATATCCAACATTCGACAAATTTCCAATACAAGCAGAAATCATGAAAGACTTATTTTATGATTTACCAAAATTAAAACCAGGTGAAGAAAAAGCTCCTGCAAAATATACTAAACCAATAAATGACTATTTAAATCTTTCTAAAATTAGAAATGGGATAGATTTTACAACACAACACGTTTCAAGATTTAATAATGAAAGAGATTTAGAGATTTATAAGATAGCAATTGATTTATGGATTAATAAAGGAAAGAGATTAAGTTATGCTAATTTACCGGATGAATTAAAAACACATAAAAATGAGACCGCTTTCCTAAACAGATTTCAGGTTGTTGACCCAAAAGGAGTTTGTCATACAGTGGTAGCTCATATATGTGCAGACGGTCATTATTACATTTATCCATCTTTAAAACAAGTTCGTTCAATATCTGTTAGAGAAGCTGCAAGAGTACAATCATTTCCTGATGATTTCTTTTTCGAAGGTGGGAGAACAGCTGCGTTCAAACAAATTGGAAATGCAGTTCCGCCTTTAATGGCAGAGGGTATTGCTAATAAAATAAAAGAGATGATTCTATGA
- a CDS encoding sensor histidine kinase gives MSKTPIQNGESSLRPKARLIKTIGEDLISNNVVAIIELVKNSYDANSPIVVVEFQGEVDRIVEGKKEKRVIKKELSKLIILDEGDGMDLNIIENVWMEPATNFKKKSENENKQRRFTGEKGIGRFASAKLASKLDIYTRKKDDNEIVVNFNWDDFSDEEKYLEEIKTKWFVREPETISTNGTILELSELSNSWDEHQIRELRVSLSRLLSPISPTEDFLIELRLPDGLEDLSGLIERPETLNRPDYYIKGSISDEGIPEIVYFSKKNNETIPLSLSIEEFSLRNPNRLPISGPFQFEFKVWNRDSDSIKSLANDIESTVKNVKGDLDDLAGISIYRDNFRVIPYGNKNNDWLNLNIRRVNNPTMRLSNNQIVGYVSIGLDTNPELKDQSNREGIVDSQSFVDLKEFIILILNEVEIRRYSERPRENDDVIKGKESLFDRFSLKEVLVYLNEKLPENKEVLELIQQKEIEINEGVKKVQEIISRYRRLTTLGQLIDVILHDGGNYLGKIDIQANLIKRQLKNSTINFDSIESNADKIIKIREDFAQLFKRIEPFGGRKRGRPKQIIVEEIIYNQFSLAHRDLEKLNIDYELPSSKNIVTIDEAELGIILMNLIQNSIYWLESVNHERKIFVNVERDLDSLSIIFSDNGPGIKDGTELSVFDPYFSTKPDGIGLGLTIVGELVSEYNGDFYLLNNGPLDGANFKITFKHRI, from the coding sequence ATGAGTAAAACACCAATTCAAAATGGAGAATCATCATTAAGGCCTAAAGCAAGATTAATAAAAACTATAGGTGAAGATTTAATTAGCAACAATGTAGTTGCTATAATTGAATTAGTAAAGAATAGTTATGATGCTAACAGTCCCATTGTTGTGGTCGAATTTCAAGGAGAAGTTGATAGAATTGTCGAAGGGAAAAAAGAAAAAAGAGTTATCAAGAAGGAATTATCTAAACTAATTATCCTTGATGAAGGAGACGGCATGGATCTAAACATAATTGAAAATGTATGGATGGAGCCGGCTACTAATTTTAAGAAAAAATCTGAAAATGAAAATAAGCAAAGAAGGTTTACCGGTGAGAAGGGGATTGGAAGGTTTGCCTCAGCAAAACTAGCTAGTAAATTAGATATTTACACAAGAAAGAAAGACGACAATGAGATAGTTGTAAATTTTAATTGGGATGATTTCTCAGATGAAGAAAAATATTTAGAAGAGATTAAAACTAAGTGGTTTGTCAGAGAGCCAGAAACTATTTCAACTAATGGAACTATTCTCGAATTAAGCGAGTTAAGCAATTCTTGGGATGAACATCAAATTAGAGAATTAAGAGTTTCATTATCAAGATTATTAAGCCCAATATCACCAACAGAGGACTTTTTGATAGAATTGAGATTACCTGATGGTTTAGAAGACTTAAGTGGTTTGATTGAAAGACCAGAGACTCTAAATAGACCTGATTATTATATAAAAGGTTCCATTTCTGATGAAGGAATACCTGAAATAGTTTACTTCAGTAAAAAAAATAATGAAACAATTCCATTAAGCTTGTCAATTGAAGAGTTTAGTTTAAGAAATCCTAATAGACTTCCTATTTCTGGTCCATTTCAGTTTGAATTTAAAGTATGGAACAGAGATAGTGATTCTATAAAAAGTTTAGCAAATGATATTGAGTCAACAGTAAAGAACGTCAAAGGGGATCTAGATGATTTAGCAGGAATTAGTATTTATAGAGATAATTTTAGGGTTATACCATATGGAAATAAAAATAATGATTGGTTAAACTTAAATATTAGAAGAGTTAATAATCCGACAATGAGATTAAGTAATAATCAAATTGTTGGATATGTTTCTATTGGGCTCGATACTAATCCAGAATTAAAAGATCAAAGTAATAGAGAAGGTATTGTTGATAGTCAATCATTTGTTGACCTGAAAGAATTTATTATTTTAATTTTAAATGAGGTTGAAATTAGGAGATATAGTGAGAGACCTAGAGAAAATGACGATGTTATTAAGGGTAAAGAAAGTCTTTTTGATAGATTCTCTTTAAAAGAAGTTTTGGTTTATTTAAATGAAAAATTGCCTGAAAATAAGGAGGTCCTAGAATTAATTCAACAAAAAGAAATTGAAATTAATGAAGGTGTAAAAAAAGTTCAAGAAATAATATCTAGGTATAGGAGACTTACAACTTTAGGACAGTTAATAGATGTAATACTTCATGATGGTGGAAATTATTTAGGAAAAATTGATATTCAAGCAAACCTTATTAAACGCCAACTTAAAAATTCAACGATTAATTTTGACAGTATTGAATCAAATGCAGATAAAATAATAAAAATCAGAGAGGATTTTGCGCAATTATTCAAACGAATAGAACCTTTTGGTGGAAGAAAAAGAGGAAGACCAAAACAAATAATTGTTGAAGAAATTATTTATAATCAATTTTCTCTCGCTCATAGAGATTTGGAGAAACTTAATATTGATTATGAATTACCAAGCTCTAAAAATATCGTTACCATTGATGAAGCTGAATTAGGTATAATTTTAATGAATTTGATTCAAAATTCAATTTATTGGCTGGAGTCAGTAAATCATGAAAGAAAGATTTTTGTCAATGTAGAAAGAGATTTAGATTCGCTTTCTATAATTTTTAGTGATAACGGCCCAGGAATAAAAGATGGAACTGAGCTATCTGTTTTTGACCCTTATTTTAGCACAAAACCTGATGGGATTGGTCTCGGTTTGACGATAGTTGGAGAATTAGTTTCTGAATATAATGGTGATTTTTATTTATTAAATAATGGCCCACTCGATGGAGCAAATTTTAAAATAACTTTTAAACATAGAATATAA